A stretch of Peteryoungia algae DNA encodes these proteins:
- a CDS encoding helix-turn-helix transcriptional regulator, producing the protein MSDRQATSNAMFDFITESSRARDNNEVLACLDTAAKAFGMDCYAISGIPLPSERIDPYFMLNAWPDGWFERYVQENYVHVDPVIYRTKMSDEAFVWSEALADKPVTRAAKRVMNEATEFGMYDGYSVPLHSVGGFQAIVTFGARKVDLSQEQRGALHIISIYAHNRLRAFLSEGREKAVPDVAKVTPREREVILWCAAGKTNWEIGQILGISEKTVQHEIASASRKLNSVNRAQLIAESIRLGIIR; encoded by the coding sequence ATGTCAGACAGGCAGGCCACATCCAATGCGATGTTCGATTTCATCACGGAGTCGTCGCGGGCCCGCGACAACAATGAGGTCCTTGCCTGCCTGGATACGGCGGCCAAGGCCTTTGGCATGGACTGTTATGCGATCTCCGGCATACCGCTGCCCAGCGAGCGCATCGACCCCTATTTCATGCTGAATGCCTGGCCGGATGGTTGGTTCGAACGCTATGTGCAGGAGAACTATGTCCATGTGGATCCTGTCATCTACCGCACGAAAATGTCGGATGAGGCTTTCGTCTGGTCGGAGGCACTCGCCGACAAACCTGTCACCCGGGCCGCGAAGCGAGTGATGAACGAGGCCACGGAATTCGGGATGTATGACGGCTACAGCGTTCCGCTGCATTCCGTCGGAGGATTTCAGGCGATCGTGACCTTTGGCGCCCGAAAGGTGGATCTGTCCCAGGAACAGCGCGGAGCGCTGCACATCATTTCAATCTATGCGCACAACCGGTTGCGTGCCTTCCTGTCGGAGGGCCGGGAGAAGGCTGTCCCGGATGTCGCAAAGGTCACGCCACGTGAGCGTGAGGTCATCCTGTGGTGTGCTGCCGGAAAGACCAACTGGGAGATTGGCCAGATCCTTGGAATCTCTGAGAAAACCGTTCAGCATGAGATTGCCTCCGCCAGCCGCAAGTTGAATTCCGTCAATCGCGCGCAACTGATTGCCGAATCGATTCGGCTTGGCATCATCAGATAA
- a CDS encoding Lrp/AsnC family transcriptional regulator — protein sequence MDTSDRKIIDLLAEDARRSLASIGDVVGLSPSAVNERIRRLVASGAIRRFTLEVDPAAIGLPITAFILVTLPQDTEQAAFRDYVENHPAALECHHVTGSWSYMVKIRTADLTGIEAFLADLKGERLIARSETMIALSTTSERSYVIGSE from the coding sequence ATGGACACAAGTGACCGCAAAATAATCGATCTTCTCGCCGAAGACGCCCGTCGCTCCCTCGCAAGCATTGGGGATGTGGTAGGGCTTTCGCCCTCTGCCGTCAACGAACGCATCAGGCGTCTGGTGGCGTCGGGCGCCATCAGGCGCTTCACGCTGGAGGTGGATCCGGCAGCGATCGGACTGCCGATCACCGCCTTCATACTGGTGACGCTGCCGCAGGATACCGAACAGGCTGCCTTCCGGGACTATGTGGAGAACCATCCGGCGGCGCTCGAGTGTCACCACGTGACCGGCAGTTGGTCCTACATGGTGAAGATCCGGACGGCCGATCTGACCGGGATCGAGGCCTTCCTGGCCGACCTCAAGGGCGAACGATTGATTGCCCGCAGCGAGACAATGATTGCGCTGTCGACCACGAGCGAACGCAGCTATGTGATCGGGTCCGAGTGA
- a CDS encoding LysE family translocator, translating into MDTVVFGKGLVLGIAIAAPLGPIGALCINRTLERGFWAGVAGGLGTAIADGVYALMAAAGFTALGAVLGWIELPLQVFGGFFLIYLGIKGLKPRPQVSAASVDARGLLSTTAATFLLTIANPATILSFAAIFAGLGLAAGQGSATAALLVAGVFLGSLGWWFFLSGLVSLLRTRLPDGFSAVVGRVSAIILIAFGLTALLHSLFAVL; encoded by the coding sequence ATGGACACCGTCGTCTTCGGCAAGGGGCTCGTACTGGGCATTGCCATTGCGGCGCCCCTTGGGCCGATCGGCGCGCTCTGCATCAACCGCACCCTGGAGCGCGGCTTCTGGGCCGGCGTCGCAGGTGGCCTTGGAACCGCGATCGCCGACGGCGTCTATGCGCTCATGGCTGCGGCCGGATTTACGGCTCTCGGGGCCGTTCTCGGCTGGATCGAACTGCCGCTGCAGGTCTTCGGCGGCTTCTTCCTGATCTATCTTGGTATCAAGGGATTGAAGCCTCGTCCGCAGGTCTCGGCCGCATCGGTCGACGCGCGCGGATTGCTGTCGACCACGGCGGCGACCTTTCTCCTGACCATCGCCAATCCCGCAACCATCCTGTCTTTTGCAGCGATCTTCGCCGGATTGGGGCTGGCGGCCGGGCAAGGCAGCGCAACCGCGGCCCTGCTTGTTGCGGGTGTCTTTCTGGGGTCGCTGGGGTGGTGGTTCTTTCTGAGCGGCCTTGTGAGCCTCTTGCGTACGCGATTGCCGGACGGTTTTTCTGCGGTGGTCGGCCGGGTGTCTGCGATCATTCTGATCGCCTTTGGGCTGACTGCACTCCTGCATAGCTTGTTTGCCGTGCTCTGA
- the sufA gene encoding Fe-S cluster assembly scaffold SufA gives MGFEVMTMSDAAAARVRAIVENSAPGTKGIRVGIKKGGCAGMEYTIDLVTEPNPRDDRVEKDGAAVWIDPAAVLYLLGTEMGFETTTLRSGFTFHNPNQTSACGCGESVELKAADLAELARQRESATA, from the coding sequence ATGGGCTTTGAGGTAATGACCATGAGCGATGCGGCTGCCGCACGTGTCAGGGCAATCGTCGAGAATTCCGCTCCCGGGACCAAGGGCATCAGGGTCGGGATAAAGAAGGGTGGCTGCGCCGGGATGGAATACACCATTGACCTGGTGACCGAGCCTAATCCCCGGGATGATCGCGTCGAAAAGGATGGCGCGGCCGTCTGGATCGATCCGGCTGCTGTCCTCTATCTCCTCGGGACGGAGATGGGCTTCGAGACGACGACACTGCGTTCCGGCTTCACCTTCCACAATCCGAACCAGACCTCGGCCTGCGGTTGCGGCGAATCGGTCGAACTGAAAGCTGCCGATCTGGCTGAACTCGCCCGACAACGCGAGAGTGCTACTGCCTGA
- a CDS encoding cysteine desulfurase: protein MADTIAARTGYDVEAVRRDFPILSREVYGKPLVYLDNAASSQKPQSVIDAVSHAYSHEYANVHRGLHFLSNAATDAYEAAREKVRRFLNAPSIDEVIFTKSSTEAINTVAYGWGMKHIGEGDEIVLSIMEHHSNIVPWHFLRERKGAKLVWAPVTDDGAFDMEAFENCLTERTKLIAITHMSNALGTVVPIREVCRIARERGIAVLVDGSQGAVHMPVDVQDLGCDWYAVTGHKLYGPSGIGVLWGRMDRLKDMDPFMGGGEMIIEVAEDYVTYNEPPHRFEAGTPPIVQAIGLGYALDYMESLGREAIAAHEESLRAYAHERLSAINSLRIIGNAPGKGAIFSFELGGIHAHDVSTMIDRRGVAVRAGTHCAQPLLARFGVTSTCRASFGLYNTREEVDALADALDYARSFFA from the coding sequence ATGGCTGACACGATCGCGGCACGCACAGGTTACGACGTTGAAGCCGTCAGGCGGGATTTCCCGATCCTGTCGCGCGAGGTCTATGGCAAGCCGCTGGTCTACCTCGACAATGCGGCTTCTTCGCAAAAGCCGCAGAGTGTGATCGACGCGGTGTCGCATGCCTATTCTCACGAATATGCGAATGTGCATCGTGGCCTGCATTTCCTGTCCAATGCCGCGACCGATGCCTATGAAGCGGCACGCGAAAAGGTGCGCCGATTCCTGAATGCTCCGTCGATCGACGAGGTGATCTTCACCAAGTCCTCGACGGAAGCGATCAACACGGTCGCCTATGGCTGGGGCATGAAACATATCGGCGAGGGCGACGAGATCGTCCTGTCGATCATGGAGCACCACTCCAACATCGTGCCCTGGCATTTTCTGAGGGAACGCAAGGGTGCCAAGCTCGTCTGGGCACCGGTGACCGATGACGGCGCTTTCGACATGGAAGCTTTCGAAAACTGCCTCACCGAGCGCACCAAGCTGATCGCCATCACCCACATGTCGAACGCGCTCGGCACCGTCGTGCCGATCAGGGAAGTCTGCCGCATTGCCCGCGAGCGTGGTATCGCCGTGCTGGTCGATGGCTCGCAGGGCGCCGTCCACATGCCGGTCGACGTCCAGGATCTCGGCTGTGACTGGTATGCCGTCACGGGCCACAAGCTCTATGGCCCCTCGGGCATCGGCGTGCTCTGGGGCAGGATGGACCGTTTGAAGGATATGGACCCCTTCATGGGCGGCGGCGAGATGATCATCGAGGTTGCCGAGGACTATGTCACCTATAACGAGCCGCCGCATCGCTTCGAGGCCGGCACGCCGCCGATCGTCCAGGCGATCGGTTTGGGTTATGCGCTCGACTACATGGAGAGCCTCGGTCGCGAGGCGATCGCCGCCCACGAGGAGAGCCTGCGCGCCTATGCGCATGAACGGCTGTCGGCGATCAATTCGCTGAGGATCATTGGAAATGCGCCGGGCAAGGGAGCGATCTTCTCCTTCGAACTTGGCGGCATTCACGCCCATGACGTGTCCACCATGATCGACCGTCGCGGTGTCGCGGTCCGTGCGGGCACGCATTGTGCCCAGCCGCTGCTTGCTCGCTTCGGCGTGACGTCCACTTGCCGCGCTTCGTTCGGCCTTTACAATACCCGCGAAGAAGTCGATGCGCTGGCCGACGCGCTCGATTATGCGCGCAGCTTCTTTGCCTGA
- a CDS encoding SUF system Fe-S cluster assembly protein: MTEIETKPDVREGIIHTAIPPEEVARLSDDIVAALKTVYDPEIPSDIFELGLIYKIDIEDDRTVKIVMTLTAPGCPVAGEMPGWVENAVGAVEGVAGVEVEMSFDPPWTPDRMSEEAQVAVGWY; this comes from the coding sequence ATGACAGAGATTGAAACCAAGCCGGATGTCCGCGAAGGCATTATTCACACCGCCATTCCGCCGGAAGAAGTGGCGCGCCTGTCGGACGACATCGTTGCGGCGCTGAAGACGGTCTATGACCCGGAAATTCCCTCCGATATCTTCGAACTCGGTCTGATCTACAAGATCGACATCGAGGACGACCGCACGGTGAAGATCGTGATGACGCTGACGGCACCGGGTTGCCCAGTCGCCGGCGAGATGCCGGGCTGGGTCGAAAATGCGGTTGGGGCGGTCGAGGGCGTTGCAGGCGTCGAGGTGGAGATGAGCTTCGATCCGCCGTGGACCCCGGACCGCATGTCCGAAGAGGCGCAGGTCGCCGTCGGCTGGTACTGA